The DNA region ACGAGTCCGCGGGGACGGCGGTGAGCAGGCAGGCGCCGCGGACCTCGACCAGGGACAGCGCCCAGGCCAGCCGGACGGCCTGGTCGTCGGTGATCGACGGGTCGCCGCCGTCGGCGCGGGTGAGGGCGGCGTTCACCTCGGCGACCCCGGCCGCGACGGGATCTTCCCCTCGCCACGGCGGATCGGCCATCCTGATGAGGAGATCGGCCCGTCTGGCGAGCGTCTCCGGCGCGACGGGGTCGAAGAGCCGCTCGAGCTCGTCCCGGCTCGCGTGGGTGATCTGCCCGGCACCGGTGACGATCGCGGCGGCCACCGAGTCCCGCGGATCCGGCAGGGTTCCGCCGCAGGTCCTTTCCCGGTAGCAGCCCCAGCGCACGTCGGCGGCGATCCGGGGCGCCCACACCGAATGCGTCACCGAGATCTCGTACTCGGCCAGCGAGGCTTCCAGGCGCCGGACGAACCGGCGCCGCGGTGGCCGTCCCGCCTTGTTCGCGGTGCCACCGCCGACCACCGCGAGGGTGGCTCCGGTGTGGCCGGACACGGCGAGCCTGATCGCCAGGTCACGCGCCTGGTCTTGTTCCAGGCCGGGCGGCGGCAGGTCCACGCGCATGACGAGGCCTTGCTTCATACGTCCAGGGCCGCGCAGGCCGAAGACGACGACGGAGTCCTCGGGGTGGAATCCGAGGAGGTACGGGATCGCGACGAGCAGGTCCGCCGGATCCGTCAGATCGACCTTGGTCCTGCCGGTCGGGGTGGAAGTGGTCATGCCCCCACCCTGCGGCGGGAATGGGGCCGCTGGGTGGGGCGGGACACATCTGTGGACAGCCGGGGCCGTTGTGGACAACCGCCGCGGGACCGATCGCGGGAGGCCGATCCTGTCGGTGGGGTGATCTACAGTGCCCGGCCCCGCGGGATCAGTCGCAGTGCTCGAACGGGCTCTCGTAGGCGTTCGACCCGACCGAACCGCCCCACTTGACGCAGGTCGAGGCGGCCGTCTTCTTCACCGGTCCGGCGTAGTAGGTGAAGCTGCCGGAGTCGGTCACGCGAGCCGAACCCTGCACCTCGAGGAAGGCCGAAACCGGCGAAGCGGTGCCGAGCGAAACAGCCTTCAGCGTGGTGACGCAGTTGGCCTTGGTCGAAGCGTTGTACAGCAGGTACGCCGTACCCGAACCGTTCGCGAGTCCCTGCGAGTCGACGACCGAGAAGCCGCTGCCGCATACCTCGGTGGCCTCGTACGGGTTGCCGCCGCACGAGTTCTTGCTGGTGAAGTTCGTGTGGCCGTAGTACGGCACCGCGACCCCGTTCAGCACCGCCTTCTGCGCCACTCCGTTGAGCCGCTCTTCGAAGTGCAGGTGGGGGCCGGTCACGCCGCCGGTCGCGCCGGCCGTGCCGATCTGCTTGCCGAGGCTGACGGCCTGGCCGACCGACACGGACTGGGTCGAAAGGTGCGCGTACCGGGTACGCCAGCCGCCACCGTGGTCGATCTCGACCCAGCGCCCGTAGCTCGTGCTGCCTTCGTTGGCGACGCGGGTGACGGTGCCGCCCGCCGACGCCAGCACCGGCATCCCGGTGATCCCGGACTTCTGGAAGTCGACCGAGTTCGCCGGGCTGTGCCCGCTGAACGTCGCCGCCGTGACCGTGACGCCGCATTTGAAGGGGACCTGGAAGTTCGGGGCGGCCGACGCCTGCGTCGTGCCGGCGAGGGTCAGGCCGAGCGCGGGGAGAACGGCGGCCGCGGCGAGCACTGCGAAACGGCGCAACCTGGACATGGAGACCTCCATCAGGTGGGGAAGCCGGACAGGACGGAGCAAAGCCGGGGGAAATACATTTTCCGTACAAGCCCGAGGTCGGGTCGGTGTTTTCCATCCGAAACGCCTGATGCCACGTCCCGCGGCAACGCCTGTCGTCGGTCGTGAGTGCTTCTCTGGCCGATGGACGTATCGGTGACGTAGTGAAGGCCTCCTTCCCTACCCTCAAGGTAAGGAAGGAGGCCTTCACGGACGTCGGCTCGCTCAGCCGAAGGCGGCACGCAGCGCGGGCTTGCCACCCGCCACCGGCAGCACCAGCGAAGAGCGGTTCAGCTCGACCGAGACAGCGGCGCCCGGCTTCGGGCGGAGCGTGTAGTCGTGATCGCTGGAGGCCACCAGGAACTCGATCTTGTGCCCGGCCGCGAGCAGGTAGTCCTTGGCGACCAGTTCCACCTCGACCTTGTAGTTCTCGCCGGGGGTGATCGGGTCGGTGCGGGCGGGGTCGCGCCGGTTCTGCGGGTCGGTCCAGCCCCGCGTGATCACCTTCGCCGTCCCGTCCGGGGCGCGGTCGAGGAGCACCGCGGTCACGTTCGCGGCCGGCTTGTCGAAGGACAGCGACAGGTCGGTCTTCACGGTTCCGGAAAGCCGCACGGGCTGCTTCGCCTCGGTGGTCGAGTACAGCAGGCGGTTGCCCGACGACGCGGCGGCCGCCAGCTGTTCGATCGTCTTGCTCGCGTCGTCCGCCAGCGTCTCGACGGCCGCCTTGCCCGGAACGGGGTTGCGCGTGTCGAGCTTGCCCTTCGAGGAACCGCCGGGCCACGGGTAGAGCCTGACGTCCTGGGTGCCGGGCAGCGGCCACTCCGGCTCGTCCACCCACGACTTGTCCTCGCGCTGGATGGTGGCCTTCGGCTCACGCTCGATGCCGTTGTCGATGCCGTAGAGGTAGTGCGACATCCACTTGTTCAGCGTGGCGAGCCAGACGTCGCGGCGGAGGCTGTACGGATCGGAGTGCCCGGACTGGTGCAGCCAGATCTTGTGCTCGACACCGCGCGCCTTGAGCATCTCGTACCAGCGGGTGCCTTGGTCGGTCTTGACGTTCCAGTCGCCGAGGCCGTGCACCACGAGCACCGAGGCGCGCACCTTGTTCACGTCGTTGCGGTAGTTCCGCGCGTCCCAGAAGGGGCTGTAGTCACCGGTCACCCGGTCCTGGTCGACCGTGATGCCGTCGATCAGCGGACGGCAGACGGCGCGATCCTGGCGCGTGTAGACGTAATCCGCGAGTACGTCCGCGTCTTCGCCCTGGAATCCGCCGGCCGCGACGACGGCGCCGTCGTTGCGGTAGTAGTCGTACCAGCTGGAGATCGCCGCGATCGGGACGATCGTCTCCAGGCCTTCGACACCCGTGCTGGCCACCGCGTTGGGCAGTGTCCCGTTGTAGGACACGCCCATCATGCCGGTCTTGCCGGTGCTCCAGTCCGCGACCGCGGCCTTGCCCGCCGCGTCCCGCGCCGTCGCGCGGCCGTTCAACCAGTCCACAATGGACTTCGCGCCGATGGTCTCGTTGACGTCGCCGCTGCTCGGGCAGCCGGTGGACTGGCCGCTGCCGAGCGACTCCCCGTAGACCACGGCGAAGCCGCGGGCGGTGAAGTAGTCCTGGTAACGCCAGCTGATCGGTGCCGCGTTCGGGCCGACGGTCTTCGTGGCGATCCGCGGGCCGGCCGGGGCGCGCTTCGCGCCGGGCACGTACAGCTCGACGTCGACGTTGTGGTTCGCGACGTCGTTGCCGCCCGCGTAGTACGGGCTAGCCTGGTAGACGACCGGGACCTTCATGCCCTGCTGCGTCGCGCGGGGCCGCACGACCTCCGCGTGCACGAGGTCGTCCTTGCCGTCGCGGTCGCTGTCGACCGGTGCGGTGACCCAGACGTTCTCCCGGATGACGTCCGCCGGGTCGAACACCGGCTGCGCTTGGCCGTCCTTGAAGACCGGCGTTGGCGGCGCGTCGGCTTGGGCGGGCAACGCCGTCGCCGGAAGGACCAGGACGGCGGTGAACAGGGCGGCGAGCCTGGCGACTCTCACAGGACCCCCAAGGGCAGGCGGGCAAGACGCAGCTGAGGCTTCCGGCCACCCGAACGAGAGTCAAGAGACTAACGTCGGAGGCATGCCGAGCACCCTGGAAGCACCGATCGTCGCCGTCACCGTCTACCCGCACCACGCCCGGATCACAAGGCGGGCTTCGGCGGCCCTCGACGGGGAAACGCGTTTCGCCTTCGCGGGCCTGCCGTGGAACCTGGACACCGATTCGGTCCGCGTCACCGGTTCCGGCCCCGCGGTCATCGCCGGGGTCGACGTCGCCGTCGAGCGCCATCCCGCGCCCGCGGACGCTTCCCTGCGCGCGCTGACCGAACAGCGGAAGACCGATCAGGCGGTGATCGACGAGGTCGCGGACGCGGTCTCCGCCGAGACGGCGAAGGTCGATCTGCTGACCGGCCTGGCGACGCGCAGCGGCAAGAGTTTCGCGAAGGCGCTCGCGGCGGGCACGGCGGAACCGCCCCGCGTCGCCGAGGTCACCGACGCGCTCGGCGCGCAACTGGCCGAAGCGCTGGGCAAGCGCCGCGAACTCGGCATCCGTCTCGCCCGGCTCCGTGACGACCTCAAGGCGCTCGACCGCGAGATCGAGGCGAAACAAGGCATGTCCGAAGTGGACAGCGCGACGGTCACGGTGGAGCTGGAGCCTGAGGAGGACGGCGCGGAGATCGGCCTCGAACTGTCCTATATGGTCGCGAACGCGAGCTGGGAGCCCGGTTACGACGTGCGTGTCCGCGGCGAGGACGTCTCGCTGACCTGGTACGGGCGGATCACCCAGCACACCGGCGAGGACTGGCCGGAATGCGAACTTGCCCTCTCGACCGCGCGGCCGGCGAACACCGTCGAGGTACCGGAACTCGAACCCTGGTTCCTCGACCGCGTGCGTCCGGTCCAGCCGCTGATGGCGCGCGCGGCGTACGGCAGCGCGGCACCCGCGGGCGGCGGGATGCCGGAGGCGGCGGGCCCGCCGGCACCCGGCGCCCCCGCGATGGCCGTGCGGACCGCGTCCGTCGAACAGGGCACCACCGCGGTCACCTACCGGCCGGGACGCCCGGTGGCGGTGCCGTCGGGAGCGCAGGGCCACCGCACGACGCTCGCGCAACTTGAACTGACGGCGAAACTGGGTTACATCACCGCTCCGGCGGTATCCCGGAGGCGTTCCTGCGGGCGACCGTGGTCAACACTTCGGAGCACACGCTGCGGCCGGGGAAGGCATCGGTGTTCCACGAGACGGAGTTCGTCGGCACCACGCGGCTGGACGTCTGGGCGCCGGGAGAGGAACTCGAACTCGCCCTCGGCGTGGACGACCGGATCCGGATCGAACGGGAGCTCACGCACCGCACGGCGAGCAAGGCGACGCTTTCCGGCGTCCGCAAACGGGAAGCCGCGTACACCACGACGATCGTCAACCACAGCCCGCGCGATGCCGTCGTGACCGTGCTGGACCAGGCGCCGGTCTCCCGGGACGACGCGATCACCGTCCGGGACGTGCGCACCACGCCGGAGACGGTGGAGCGGACCGAGCTGGGCGAGTTCACCTGGCGGCTGACGCTCGCTTCGGGCGCGAAGGGCGTCGTGACGCTCGGGTACCGGGTGGACGTCGCGAAGGGGGTCGAGCTGTCGGGGTGGCGCGAGTAACCCCAGGCACCTCGTGAGTGGTAAGGACGGCTAGAGCCAACCCTCTTTAAGTTACCTACTTGTGACGTGCGGTTTTGTCCTGTCGTCTAGTTCGGGTAGACGTCTCTCGGCTTGGCGGCGGGCAGGGCGGGCGGAGCTCCGCGTGAGCGGAGTCGAACGCCCGCAGCGAGGAGGACTCGACGGGTCTGGCTGTAGGTCATGCGGTGCTTGTCGGCCAGTTGCCGGATCGATCGGCCGTCGTGATAGACGTTGACCAGCCCGGCGGTGTGGGTGGGAGTTGGATCTTCGGTGGCCGCAAGGTCACACCGGCATCTAAGAGCAGCGTGCGGGCCTTGCGGTAGCTGAGGGAATACCGCAAGGCCAGGCTCTCGATGGTATCGCCGTCGGCGTATCGGCGTAGGAGTTCGGCAATCGTCGCCTGAGCGACGTTCTGACCTGGCCCGGTAGCCGTCATGGGTGAGAGCCCGGTGCGGCTTGACTGACCTGGAGTCGTTGGCCCGGTTTGCGGAGCGTGACTCCTGCGGCGAGGAGCATGCGGCGGGCGACACCGAAGCTGAGACCGTGTCGCTCGGCAAGTTCGGGGATGGTCGATCCGTTTCGGTAGGCGGCGGCCATGCCCGGCGGTATGGAGAGTGGCGTAGGGCCTACTCGCCGGAGGGTGACGCCTTCGGCGAGTAGGCGTTCGCGTGTCGCGTAGTAGGTCAGGCCAAAACGTGCGGCGAGGGCCGTAATCGTCGCTCCCGCGTGGTAGTCCTGCACCAGTGCGCATAGCTGCATCGGCGTCATGACTTGGTCGCGGTGTTCCTGCACTTCTCCTCTTCCTCCTCTGCTGTTGCTGAAACCTGGAAGCATCGGCAGCCGACCGAACACTGTCCAGCTATCCAGCGATGGCAATTCGAACGTTTCTTGCGCATGGTCCGAGAATGTAAATTCAGGGCCTGGCTAGAAATCTGCGTCATCTTCCGGCCAATCGTTGGTGCAAGCGGTCAGTCTTTTGTTGCATTCCCGTGCGAAAGCGAGCGCGTTGTAAGCCAGGTTGATCGCGAATTCTTTGGCTGCTCGCGCCTCGTGTCGCCGCGCTCCCGCAGTGAAAATGACTTCAGTCTGGCCGTCCGAGAGCATCAATCCCGGTAGCGCTTGCTGGTAGCGCGGGAAGCACTGCGACCACGTCAATCCATCCACTGCGACTTCAAAACGATCGGAGGCGGGCTCATGGTTCGTCGTCCGGCAAGTACGTAACTCAGCGTTGGTCACGGCCGTCGTCCCGCTTCCCACTCGCGCAGCATTCGCGCAGCTTCCGCCCAATCCTCGGGGGTCATGTCCGCGATCATCGTGGGGTGCTTGCGGTTCTCTATGTCGATCTCGCCACCTAGCCGATGGCCGCGATTGTCGAACATGAAGCACAACGACCCGTCAGTCGCGGAACTCTCCGGAGTCATCCTGTCCGCCCTCCCTCGGCGCTATCGACCGAACCCAGTACCTGCCACTACGAAACAGCAGGTCAGCGCGAGAGGACACCCCGTAGTACCGTGATCTTGTGGGACACTACATCCCTGTTCAACCGGTACGTCTTGCAACAGTTGGGTGTCGGGCGATCCACGCTCGCAGACGAGAGGACAGCGACCATGCCACCGGCTCTTCGAAGCTTGAGGCAAGAGCAGCGAGAACTAGCCGCCGCGCAACGGGCCGACCACAAAACATGGGTCGAAATCGCGGCTCTATTTTGCAGCCGTTACGGCGTGAATCTTCGGGCCGCATTGCGCATGGTTCGCGATTGGAGCCAACGTGATGCCGCCGATCAATGGAACGCGCGCTGGCCAGCTGAACCAAAGACGTTCAAGAATTTTTCTTACTGGGAGCTATGGCCAGGTCCTACCGGACACGCGCCATCCCTTGACGTTCTAGGGCGCCTCGCGGAACTCTATGAATGCAGCATTTCCGATCTGCTCGATGATTGCGCCAACTTTCGATCAAATGACTCGGCCTACAAAAACAGGAAGAGTCTCGCCCGTATTTCAAGAGTCTCAAAAGCAAATACTCTTTCGGCAGAAGCAGGCGAGGCGCAAGGCGTAGGCGAACTAATATCAACCTTGGAGTTGATTGACGTGAATGAACTGGCACGTCTCGCTACCGAATGGTCAGGCGCGCTCGGGACATACTCAAATCGTCGATCACTACTGCTCAAGTTAAGCGCTGGCCTATCTCTTGCTGCCGCCTCGCCTGCTCTCGCAGACGACATAAAGCCCGCAGATTCTGCGACGGAATTGTCGTCAGACAGGGAGGGATTGGCGGGTATTTGGCACAGTCAATATACGTATTCCAGCAGCGGCCGAGGGAAGGACTTCATTGGTCAGCACTATGTTGTGATCCGCCAGCAGGGCAACAAGCTAATAGGGCAGAGTCTACCGCATTCAACCGGCTCCAGCCTTCGACTTGAGCTCGCCGTTGACGGCTCCGTGGCGACCGGAAGCTGGCGAGAAACGACATCCCCGCACGGTTACTATAAAGGTGCAACATACCATGGGACCTTGCAATTGATTGTCGATCCTAGTGCACGACGCATGCACGGCATGTGGCTTGGATTCGGTCGGGAGTTTGTCATCAACAGTGGCCAGTGGGCACTCAGTCTGGAAAGCTCTTCCATTGGAAAGAGTTCCCAGCGTGAGTACCACAACAAGGCGTAGTGCGACTACTATCAAGAACTTGTCAACCAGCGATCAGGGCAACTATGGACGTTCCGGTTTTGAAGTGACCACGATCAACTAAGTCCATTAGTCCATACATCATCTTCGCTTCATAAATCCAGTCCAATTGAAGACCGAAGCGTCGCTCACAGTCGGCAATAAAAGTCTTTAACTCCGGCCTTGTTTTGGCGTACCCGCCAAAGTGATAGTCAAGTTCAATTGACCAGTTGTCGCTATCGTGCCCGAACGCCTTCTCTTGCAGTTCTCGAACGTTGTCCACCAGAAATTCGGCACCTTTGAGAACTGCAAACCCAATAGCTCGTTGATCTCCTCGCAGCGCGCTAGCGATACCCGCGAGCGTGCCACCCGTGCCGCAGGCGCAGCAGATAACATCAAAGTCTACCGTGATTTCTTCAATCAATTCTGCACAGCCGGGCAGGGCGAGAGCATTGCTTCCGCCTTCTGGAATGAGGTAGAACGGTCCGAACTCGTCAGCTAGGCGCCCGATCACATCCGATTCATCCTTGTGTCTATAGGTCTCGCGATCCATATACGTCAGCGTCATTCCGCAATCGATGGCGTACTCTAGAGTGCGGTTGAGCGGCCTATGCTCCTCGCCTCTGATGACGCCAACGGTACTGAATCCAAAGTGTTTACCGGCGGCCGCTACGGCTCGAACATGATTCGAGTAGGCGCCGCCAAAAGTCAAGAGTTTGGAGTGGCCCGCCTTCGTTGCCGCAGCCAGATTATATTTTAATTTGCGCCACTTGTTGCCTGGAAACTCTGAGTGAATCAGGTCATCACGCTTAAGGTAGAGGCGAATGCCATTGGCATCTAAACGTCCATCGCGGGCCTCAGTAAGAGGCGATGGTAGGCGCAGGTTCAAGCCGGTCATGAAGCCACATGCTATGGGACTGTTTCCGCCATGCCAGCGTGTCGATGACCTGAGGCTCCGGTGCAGCGAGCCGGGTGCCTGCTCCAGCGATGCACGTAACGTACAGTGACGAGAACCAACGCCATGATCACTCGAATGATCTATTGCGCTTCAGATTTGATCATGGGAATACTGGAAGGTCCTAGGTTGCGTCGGCGAGTTGCCCGCGAGAGGACTGGAAGGAGCGTAGCAGGGTGACCGGGCTAGCGCGACCGGGCGTCACTTTGGTTGATCGGCTGGAATAGCTCCGGAGTAGAGATCCCAGTGGCGCGCAGCGTCCCGATCGTGTCCAGTGCACGCGGCACCCGCGTGGTGTGGGTGTCAGTTTCTTGGGCCTAGGGTTCATGAACCGGAGAAGTGAGCCGGACCCCTTGTTTGCTCGTACCCTCGAATAGTGCCCGTGGCCGGATGATCCCCGCGCTGCTGAACATGTCCCGCCGAACGGCATCCGCTGACCGATGTCCGCGTCTGAGGTGCGCGTGTTTCCGGTCAGCTTCTGCCATCGTCGGCTAATTCCCTTTTGTGCCAAGCGAAACAGCTATCCCGCTGTTGTCGGCTTGCTGTACCCGCGCACTGCCGTGCGCTGGTTCGGCGTCGATACGGGCGGGGTTGCATCGTGCTGCGCCGCATTCTGCATGCCTGCAACACGGTGCCCTAAGAGGAGTTGATGCAACATGTTCAAGACAGTTCAGCAGTGGGACGCCTTCGCGCTGGCGGACCCGTGTACGGGGTCACCGCTGGCCCGGTTGGTATGTGATCCCTCGGCCGAGTTCAACGCGTTCATGGCGTGGTTGTCCTACACCTTGTGGGCATGGATCACGGTGTGGTGGCCGCTGCTCGTGATGGTCGCTGTGCTGGCGTTGGTGGCAGGTGCGGTGCTGGCCCAGGTGGTGCGGTTGCGCCGTAAGCGGGAGATGGAAGGAGCGCGGTTTTTCGAGATCACTCCGCCGCATCGTCTGCCCGCTGATGGGGCGGTGCCGTTGTGGCGGCTGCTCGCGTCGACGCTGGCCGGGGTGTCGGCGCGGACGCGGGTCGCGATGGTGTTGTGGGCCGATGATCCGGACGGCCGGATCCGTGCGGGGTTGTGGGTTCCGGGTGGTGGCCCGGCGCGGTCGGTAGCGCGGGCGGTCGAACACGCGTGGCCCGGATGCGGACTGACCCCGACCGAGCCGCCCCGGCCGCCTGCGGGCGCGGTCGGAGCGACGGAACTGGTACCGAGTGAGGGGCCGTGGGCTCCGCTGGTCGATCACCTGCATCGCCCGGAACGCGGCGTGGTGGCGGTCGAGGACGAACCGTTGCGCGCCGTGCTGGAAGGGATTTCCGACCACGCGGTGGCGGGTCGTTTCGCGTCGGTTCAGGTCGTGATTTCCCCTTCCCGCGGAGGCCGCCGGCGTGGCCGCGGGACGGGTCGCCGGCGCGGTCTGACCAGCCTGATCGGCGCCGCTCTGCTCGCGGTCATGCGTGGTGTGGTCGGCGCGGTGGAACTCATGTTGTCGTCGTCTTCGTCGCACGATTCTCGACGTGACACGCGGTCGTCCACACGGCGTGAGGACGACCCGGTGACCGTG from Amycolatopsis sp. EV170708-02-1 includes:
- a CDS encoding DUF4192 domain-containing protein → MTTSTPTGRTKVDLTDPADLLVAIPYLLGFHPEDSVVVFGLRGPGRMKQGLVMRVDLPPPGLEQDQARDLAIRLAVSGHTGATLAVVGGGTANKAGRPPRRRFVRRLEASLAEYEISVTHSVWAPRIAADVRWGCYRERTCGGTLPDPRDSVAAAIVTGAGQITHASRDELERLFDPVAPETLARRADLLIRMADPPWRGEDPVAAGVAEVNAALTRADGGDPSITDDQAVRLAWALSLVEVRGACLLTAVPADSSLARAAEDLWLILARELPAPEAAEALVLKAHAAYVRGDLATAGMALARAAEADPEHRLAKLLSTALNAMVPPDDLIEVILRQQAEGPPEIRLRRSGGTG
- a CDS encoding M23 family metallopeptidase, which gives rise to MSRLRRFAVLAAAAVLPALGLTLAGTTQASAAPNFQVPFKCGVTVTAATFSGHSPANSVDFQKSGITGMPVLASAGGTVTRVANEGSTSYGRWVEIDHGGGWRTRYAHLSTQSVSVGQAVSLGKQIGTAGATGGVTGPHLHFEERLNGVAQKAVLNGVAVPYYGHTNFTSKNSCGGNPYEATEVCGSGFSVVDSQGLANGSGTAYLLYNASTKANCVTTLKAVSLGTASPVSAFLEVQGSARVTDSGSFTYYAGPVKKTAASTCVKWGGSVGSNAYESPFEHCD
- a CDS encoding Xaa-Pro dipeptidyl-peptidase, which codes for MRVARLAALFTAVLVLPATALPAQADAPPTPVFKDGQAQPVFDPADVIRENVWVTAPVDSDRDGKDDLVHAEVVRPRATQQGMKVPVVYQASPYYAGGNDVANHNVDVELYVPGAKRAPAGPRIATKTVGPNAAPISWRYQDYFTARGFAVVYGESLGSGQSTGCPSSGDVNETIGAKSIVDWLNGRATARDAAGKAAVADWSTGKTGMMGVSYNGTLPNAVASTGVEGLETIVPIAAISSWYDYYRNDGAVVAAGGFQGEDADVLADYVYTRQDRAVCRPLIDGITVDQDRVTGDYSPFWDARNYRNDVNKVRASVLVVHGLGDWNVKTDQGTRWYEMLKARGVEHKIWLHQSGHSDPYSLRRDVWLATLNKWMSHYLYGIDNGIEREPKATIQREDKSWVDEPEWPLPGTQDVRLYPWPGGSSKGKLDTRNPVPGKAAVETLADDASKTIEQLAAAASSGNRLLYSTTEAKQPVRLSGTVKTDLSLSFDKPAANVTAVLLDRAPDGTAKVITRGWTDPQNRRDPARTDPITPGENYKVEVELVAKDYLLAAGHKIEFLVASSDHDYTLRPKPGAAVSVELNRSSLVLPVAGGKPALRAAFG
- a CDS encoding helix-turn-helix domain-containing protein, with the protein product MSPAACSSPQESRSANRANDSRSVKPHRALTHDGYRARSERRSGDDCRTPTPIRRRRYHREPGLAVFPQLPQGPHAALRCRCDLAATEDPTPTHTAGLVNVYHDGRSIRQLADKHRMTYSQTRRVLLAAGVRLRSRGAPPALPAAKPRDVYPN
- a CDS encoding helix-turn-helix domain-containing protein; translation: MLPGFSNSRGGRGEVQEHRDQVMTPMQLCALVQDYHAGATITALAARFGLTYYATRERLLAEGVTLRRVGPTPLSIPPGMAAAYRNGSTIPELAERHGLSFGVARRMLLAAGVTLRKPGQRLQVSQAAPGSHP
- a CDS encoding 1-aminocyclopropane-1-carboxylate deaminase/D-cysteine desulfhydrase, with the protein product MTGLNLRLPSPLTEARDGRLDANGIRLYLKRDDLIHSEFPGNKWRKLKYNLAAATKAGHSKLLTFGGAYSNHVRAVAAAGKHFGFSTVGVIRGEEHRPLNRTLEYAIDCGMTLTYMDRETYRHKDESDVIGRLADEFGPFYLIPEGGSNALALPGCAELIEEITVDFDVICCACGTGGTLAGIASALRGDQRAIGFAVLKGAEFLVDNVRELQEKAFGHDSDNWSIELDYHFGGYAKTRPELKTFIADCERRFGLQLDWIYEAKMMYGLMDLVDRGHFKTGTSIVALIAG